GTTACTGGCACATCGAGCTTATTTTTCAAATGAACGGTAACAGTGTCACCTTCCGTCACTTGAATTTGTGGACCGGGTACAGAGTTGTTGAATGTCCATACCGGTACATATTTCCCTTTTTCTACTTCTAAATTAGAGGCTTGAGCAGTCAATGTGACTTCCTTGCCATTGACGATCTGCGGATCGGTAGTCACTTGATCTGGAGTAGTAGAGCTACTGCCTTCCGGTGCAGCCATGCTGCTCATATCGCCATGACTCATACGATGACCGGATGTAGTATCTGTCTGTGAAGCAGTAGAGGATGCAGCAGGTGAGGGCTGTTGATGTTGGGTATGCTGGTCTGCGGCAGAATCCGATGAGGCGGAGCTACATGCGCTCAATAGAACGAGCATGCAGACACACAGAATCATACCTAACCATAAAAAATAACGGCTTGTATGCCGATTGGATCGAATAGGCAATAATGTCAACGATCATCTCTCCCAAATTTAAAATAATCAACAAAAAGGGACATCTAGTCTTATCTTATTATGCCGCAACATCATCATTTGTAGGTCTAATGGAATTGTCGGTTTGTTGACGATTGCATCTTCTCGTCTATCTGCAATTGATGACAAAAATGTTATAATTTGAGCTTGGTAAGTGTTTTATTTGTAACATTGCGGTTTAATAATGATGCACATGGCTCAAAAGTGAACAGATTCACACAAGAGTGAACCGTTTCCAAACCGTAATAATGATTGATGAAAGGAGGGACGTGCAACATCCACACATAGAGTTCTGAGCCGAATACTTAACAGCACGATTCCGCATACAGAAACCCATACTTCATACTCATACAAACGGAGGTAGATGATAATGATGAACATGTCTAAAAAAGCTTCAGCTATTCTAGCTGCATCCATTCTAGCAACTGGAGGTAGCTTCTTTGCTGCGCCAAGTGCGCATGCTGCTATTCAATCCAATGTGGTAGCCAACGATATTGCTTGGAATAACACATCTGCACCAGCAGCACCAGCCAATGTAGCTGCACGTGCAGGCTCCAATCAAGTGGTATTGACTTGGTCACCAGTTGATAACGCTAGTAGCTACGAAGTGCGCCGTTACGATGTGATCAACAACACCTACAATAGTGTACAATCCAATACGTATACCGTGCTCACAACAGGTGTGACAGATGCGGTGTACGCAGATACATCGGTTACCAATGGTCAAGTATACGGTTATGTGGTGAATGCAGTACTGGCTGACGGTCAAGTGACGCAGATGTCTGCACCGGTTGTAGCAGCACCAGTGAATCGTTCTGCCAATGTGAGCCAATCGCTTGTATTGCAGTACAAAGCGAATGGAAGTGGTTCCGGTTCGATTCGTCCAACTATCAATATTATGAATACTGGTACAGAGGATGTGAATCTGAGCGATATTCGTGTTCGTTACTACTTCACTGGCGGTAACGGTTTGACTGCACGCGATGTCTCCATGAACAGCGTGCCATTTAGCACGAATAATGTAGAAGCTCATATCGTTAATATGGAGCAGCCGCAATCCGGTGCAGATAGTTATGTAGAGCTGATCTTTAACGCGGAAGCGGGAATTATTCCTGCTGGCGGAGATAGCGGAGACATTAGCTTTACGGTACAAAGAACATCTGGCGGTAACTCGTCCTCCGACTATTCCTATAGCGATAACACCTCCATGGCAGACAACAACAAAATCGTTGTCTACTATCAAGGTGGTCCAGTTTGGGGGACTGATCCGGGTGTAACGGAAGAATAATCATCATGTAACGCATGAGCATGAACAGAACTATACACTAAATCACATAGCGGACATTTGTCTTCATTGTAGCGGCAATGAAGACAAATGTCCGCTTTTATCGTTGGATTTCTTCACCGATCGGCCGCTATTTTACCGCTTGCATAGTTGCTTACAAAATG
The DNA window shown above is from Paenibacillus sp. JQZ6Y-1 and carries:
- a CDS encoding cellulose binding domain-containing protein, whose product is MMNMSKKASAILAASILATGGSFFAAPSAHAAIQSNVVANDIAWNNTSAPAAPANVAARAGSNQVVLTWSPVDNASSYEVRRYDVINNTYNSVQSNTYTVLTTGVTDAVYADTSVTNGQVYGYVVNAVLADGQVTQMSAPVVAAPVNRSANVSQSLVLQYKANGSGSGSIRPTINIMNTGTEDVNLSDIRVRYYFTGGNGLTARDVSMNSVPFSTNNVEAHIVNMEQPQSGADSYVELIFNAEAGIIPAGGDSGDISFTVQRTSGGNSSSDYSYSDNTSMADNNKIVVYYQGGPVWGTDPGVTEE